A single window of Rhodococcus jostii RHA1 DNA harbors:
- a CDS encoding potassium channel family protein, whose product MAISSRTIAEKVVIRAVSMDEDGVRSLSRHARARVLVPAILRPVCATAVLVSAYFLLPFTTVDNLRTVSLVVGGLAVVCAVYVWQIRRVLRAEYPVAQAVEALAVTVGVYLVAYATTYFLLSQSGPDNFSEVLTRLDALYFTLTVFTTVGFGDIVASTETARAVVSAQLIGNLILISLGIRVLTASVRWRRKPGIARDSAAP is encoded by the coding sequence GTGGCAATTTCAAGTCGCACCATCGCCGAGAAGGTGGTGATCCGGGCGGTGTCGATGGACGAGGACGGCGTGCGAAGTCTCTCCCGACATGCGCGGGCGCGTGTGCTGGTTCCGGCGATCCTGCGCCCGGTGTGCGCCACGGCAGTGCTGGTGAGCGCATACTTCCTGCTGCCCTTCACCACGGTCGACAACCTGCGCACCGTGTCCCTGGTGGTCGGGGGTCTCGCTGTGGTCTGCGCGGTGTATGTCTGGCAGATCCGCAGGGTGCTGCGTGCCGAGTACCCGGTCGCGCAGGCGGTCGAGGCGTTGGCCGTCACCGTGGGGGTCTACCTCGTCGCCTACGCGACGACGTACTTTCTGCTCTCGCAATCGGGGCCGGACAACTTCAGCGAAGTATTGACCCGCCTCGACGCCCTCTATTTCACCCTGACGGTATTCACCACAGTCGGATTCGGTGACATCGTGGCCTCCACGGAGACCGCGAGGGCGGTGGTGTCGGCACAACTCATCGGCAACCTGATCCTGATCTCGTTGGGCATCCGGGTGCTGACCGCGTCGGTTCGCTGGCGGCGAAAGCCCGGGATCGCCCGTGACTCGGCGGCGCCCTGA
- a CDS encoding MBL fold metallo-hydrolase, with the protein MSATPGPVAAAPGVRWLGHSSALIVDRGTVVLTDPVLTDHVAHLRRRRGPAPIGPHVRNPDAVLLSHLHADHAHLPSLRLLDPDVPIVAPWRAVDGLPALRQFADRLVLLRPGDETRIGNVAVRAVPALHDGRRWPRGPQIAPAVGYVVEGDRRTYFAGDTDLYPDLADHVGPVDLALLPVGGWGPTLGKGHLDPTRAAVVARLVEAGLAVPIHYGTLWPIGLDAVRPRLFFGPGGEFVHHAERAGVVAVELHPGSELGV; encoded by the coding sequence GTGAGCGCAACGCCGGGTCCAGTTGCCGCCGCACCCGGTGTGCGCTGGCTCGGACATTCCAGCGCGCTGATCGTGGACCGCGGGACGGTCGTCCTGACCGATCCGGTGCTGACCGACCACGTCGCGCACCTACGCCGCCGCCGAGGGCCCGCACCGATCGGGCCGCACGTGCGCAACCCGGACGCCGTCCTGCTCTCGCACCTGCACGCGGACCATGCGCACCTGCCGTCGCTGCGGCTGCTCGATCCCGACGTCCCGATCGTGGCCCCGTGGCGGGCGGTCGACGGCCTGCCCGCGCTGCGCCAGTTCGCCGACCGCCTGGTGCTGCTGAGGCCGGGCGACGAGACAAGGATCGGCAACGTCGCCGTGCGCGCCGTGCCCGCCCTACACGACGGCAGGCGCTGGCCGCGCGGCCCGCAGATCGCGCCCGCGGTCGGGTACGTCGTCGAGGGTGACCGGCGGACCTACTTTGCCGGCGACACCGACCTGTACCCCGACCTCGCCGACCACGTCGGCCCTGTCGACCTCGCGCTGCTACCCGTCGGCGGCTGGGGTCCGACCCTCGGCAAGGGTCACCTCGACCCGACTCGCGCCGCGGTCGTCGCACGCCTGGTGGAGGCGGGCCTGGCGGTGCCGATCCACTACGGCACACTGTGGCCGATCGGCCTCGACGCCGTGCGACCCCGGTTGTTCTTCGGCCCGGGCGGGGAGTTCGTCCACCACGCCGAGCGGGCGGGTGTCGTTGCGGTGGAGTTGCACCCGGGTAGCGAACTCGGGGTGTGA
- a CDS encoding phage holin family protein encodes MRTVGGVVRVLVEFFVLWGSSALALIVLDRILGGITLDRSSFTPIPTLPAALVLALVFGLLNAALWPVIMRFMSWIGPVLLFVGVFLAGGVMMLLTLYLVPVASVDQLSDAFVLAALLSLFTSVVSGAIASRSDTAYRLMQVRRQRFRLRRNAALVDASPGLLCIQIDGLGYDVLRRAIADGVTPGLAKLVRETHRLVPWHTDWSSQTGATQLGVLHGSNHNVPAFRWYDKTTERISVFSNPADNEQRELERTGIPGLLAHDGASRGNLFTGGAHDNVLVVSRMRGARLGGGAGYSDYFADPASALRTSIRMVAELQRELRQSLRQKRKDIQPRVPRGGVYPFVRAFATVLATDVAAAAVVGDLIKGRSVVYVDLIGYDEVSHHSGISRPETLAVLTKLDDVIEMLLAVVAQADRPYRVVVLSDHGQSQGATFLQRYGETLGQLVIRLAAQREPAAVQRHWYERASEASRQPGAEGRGYAAASVHSPTAGEEAHASTGEPIVLGSGNLGLIYFPHLPGRADADAIEAAHPGLLTGLREHPGVGFLLVAAPGGSVVLGPHGQVDVTTGEVTGENPLAAMGPDALAKVRRTDTFDNVADIMVGGAYWPDTDEVAAFEEQVGSHGGMGGPQSTPFLIYPADLPAPPDPLHGAEAVHRVLAGWRDLSTKPRAGDLSGTGA; translated from the coding sequence ATGCGCACGGTGGGCGGCGTGGTGCGGGTGCTCGTCGAGTTCTTCGTGCTCTGGGGGTCGTCGGCGCTCGCGCTCATCGTGCTCGACCGCATCCTCGGCGGCATCACCCTGGACCGGTCGAGCTTCACTCCGATCCCGACACTCCCGGCAGCGCTGGTGCTCGCGTTGGTGTTCGGCCTGCTCAACGCCGCGCTGTGGCCGGTGATCATGCGGTTCATGTCGTGGATCGGCCCGGTGCTGCTGTTCGTCGGGGTGTTCCTCGCCGGCGGCGTGATGATGCTGTTGACGCTGTACCTGGTGCCGGTCGCGTCGGTGGACCAGTTGAGCGACGCATTCGTTCTCGCGGCGCTGCTCTCGCTGTTCACCTCCGTGGTTTCGGGAGCGATCGCGTCCCGCTCCGATACCGCGTACCGACTGATGCAGGTGCGCCGACAGCGGTTCCGGTTGCGTCGCAACGCCGCGCTCGTGGACGCGTCACCGGGACTGTTGTGTATCCAGATCGACGGCCTCGGGTACGACGTGCTGCGTCGTGCGATCGCCGACGGCGTGACGCCCGGTCTGGCGAAGTTGGTGCGCGAGACCCACCGGCTGGTGCCGTGGCACACCGACTGGAGCAGTCAGACGGGTGCGACCCAGCTGGGCGTGCTGCACGGTTCCAACCACAACGTGCCGGCGTTTCGCTGGTACGACAAGACGACCGAGCGCATTTCGGTGTTCAGCAACCCGGCCGACAACGAGCAGCGCGAACTCGAGCGAACCGGCATCCCCGGCCTGCTGGCGCACGACGGTGCGAGCCGCGGCAATCTGTTCACCGGCGGCGCGCACGACAACGTGCTCGTCGTCAGCCGCATGCGCGGTGCCCGCCTCGGCGGCGGTGCCGGTTACAGCGACTATTTCGCGGACCCGGCGAGCGCGCTGCGCACGTCCATCCGGATGGTCGCGGAACTGCAACGGGAACTACGCCAGTCACTGCGGCAGAAGCGAAAGGACATCCAGCCGCGGGTGCCGCGGGGCGGGGTCTATCCGTTCGTGCGGGCGTTCGCGACCGTGCTCGCCACCGACGTCGCCGCCGCCGCGGTGGTCGGCGATCTGATCAAGGGGCGCAGCGTCGTCTACGTCGACCTGATCGGTTACGACGAGGTGTCGCACCATTCCGGCATCTCCCGTCCCGAGACCCTCGCGGTGCTGACCAAACTCGACGACGTCATCGAGATGCTGCTCGCCGTGGTGGCGCAGGCCGATCGGCCCTACCGCGTCGTCGTGCTGTCCGACCACGGGCAGAGTCAGGGCGCGACCTTCCTGCAACGCTACGGGGAAACTTTGGGGCAGTTGGTCATCCGGCTTGCCGCACAGCGCGAACCGGCCGCGGTGCAGCGCCACTGGTACGAGCGCGCATCCGAAGCCTCCCGACAGCCCGGGGCGGAGGGGCGCGGCTACGCGGCGGCCAGCGTGCACTCGCCGACGGCCGGCGAGGAGGCGCACGCCTCCACGGGTGAGCCGATCGTGCTCGGCTCGGGCAATCTCGGTCTGATCTACTTCCCGCACCTGCCCGGACGCGCCGATGCCGACGCCATCGAGGCTGCCCATCCCGGGCTGCTCACCGGGCTGCGCGAGCATCCCGGGGTCGGCTTCCTGCTCGTTGCCGCCCCGGGCGGATCCGTGGTGCTCGGGCCCCACGGCCAGGTCGACGTGACAACCGGCGAGGTCACCGGTGAGAACCCGCTCGCGGCGATGGGCCCCGACGCGCTGGCGAAGGTGCGACGCACCGACACCTTCGACAACGTCGCCGACATCATGGTCGGTGGCGCGTACTGGCCCGACACCGACGAGGTCGCGGCGTTCGAGGAGCAGGTCGGCTCGCACGGCGGTATGGGCGGACCGCAGAGCACCCCCTTTCTCATCTACCCCGCCGACCTGCCCGCACCGCCCGACCCGTTGCACGGCGCCGAGGCCGTGCACAGGGTGCTCGCCGGATGGCGCGACCTTTCGACGAAACCGCGCGCGGGCGACCTATCGGGAACTGGCGCTTGA
- a CDS encoding diacylglycerol/lipid kinase family protein: MNRSGTADTSNRGRRWWARVAFVFAVGAAAVPVLFAGVLGTVALLIVGTGGVVVTVAALYWFLTRRGVLRWISLGVAIVAPIIVLTLFVRAQLLWVVLLAYALALLAVVCARVALRGRRAETTMPDNPAPPPEHPFLIMNPHSGGGKVAKFDLKRRAEELGADVELLEGPTTIDVTALARRAVAQGADLLGVAGGDGTQALVAAVAAEHHLPFLVISAGTRNHFAMDLGLDRTDPSRSLDALRDGVELRVDLGTINGRPFVNNASFGVYAEIVRSPAYRDDKAGTVLTLLPDLLTGHAGPRLVARIGDTAVEGPQAVLVSNNPYGNSDLAGLSRRDRLDRGVLGAVTVSVANTRQAVGLLRRTNVHGLTQETAIEVVVDADTPEIPVGVDGESLLLRTPVRCTIEPDALRVRVPRTRPGVRPAAPAFDWVRLWRAAYGTHTATGAAPRS; the protein is encoded by the coding sequence GTGAACAGATCAGGCACCGCCGATACCAGCAACCGTGGCCGACGTTGGTGGGCGCGTGTGGCGTTCGTGTTCGCCGTCGGTGCGGCGGCGGTGCCCGTGCTGTTCGCCGGGGTGCTGGGCACCGTGGCGTTGCTCATCGTGGGGACCGGTGGCGTCGTGGTCACGGTGGCGGCGTTGTACTGGTTCCTCACCCGGCGCGGAGTGCTCAGGTGGATCTCCCTGGGAGTGGCGATCGTCGCGCCGATCATCGTGCTGACACTGTTCGTCCGCGCGCAGCTGCTGTGGGTGGTGCTGCTCGCGTACGCGCTGGCGCTGCTGGCCGTCGTCTGCGCCCGCGTCGCACTGCGTGGAAGACGGGCGGAGACGACCATGCCGGATAACCCTGCCCCGCCACCGGAGCACCCGTTCCTGATCATGAATCCGCATTCGGGCGGCGGGAAGGTCGCGAAATTCGACCTGAAGCGCAGAGCCGAAGAGCTCGGCGCCGACGTCGAGCTGCTCGAAGGGCCGACCACCATCGACGTCACCGCACTGGCCCGGCGGGCGGTCGCGCAAGGGGCCGATCTGCTGGGGGTGGCGGGCGGAGACGGGACTCAGGCGCTCGTCGCGGCGGTCGCGGCCGAACACCACCTGCCGTTCCTCGTGATCAGTGCCGGAACCCGCAACCATTTCGCGATGGATCTCGGACTCGACCGCACCGATCCGTCCCGATCGCTGGACGCACTCCGGGACGGTGTCGAGCTGCGTGTCGACCTCGGCACCATCAACGGCCGACCCTTCGTCAACAACGCGTCGTTCGGGGTCTACGCCGAAATCGTGCGCAGTCCCGCCTACCGCGACGACAAGGCCGGAACAGTGCTGACGCTGCTCCCCGATCTGCTCACCGGGCACGCCGGGCCACGATTGGTCGCGCGGATCGGTGACACGGCCGTGGAGGGACCGCAGGCGGTCCTGGTGAGCAACAATCCCTACGGCAACAGTGATCTGGCCGGTCTGAGCCGCCGGGACCGTCTCGATCGCGGCGTCCTCGGCGCGGTCACCGTGTCGGTGGCGAACACCCGGCAGGCGGTCGGTCTGCTGCGCCGCACCAACGTTCACGGCTTGACGCAGGAAACGGCGATCGAGGTGGTCGTGGACGCCGACACCCCGGAAATCCCGGTGGGAGTCGACGGTGAATCCCTCCTGCTCCGCACTCCGGTGCGGTGCACCATCGAACCGGACGCCCTGCGGGTGCGGGTGCCCAGGACGAGGCCAGGGGTGCGTCCGGCTGCGCCTGCGTTCGATTGGGTGCGACTGTGGCGGGCGGCGTACGGCACTCACACTGCGACCGGGGCGGCGCCCCGCAGTTGA
- a CDS encoding SulP family inorganic anion transporter, translating to MSWTGSLAQLPGIATARAYRREWLRPDITAGLVLTALLIPAGMGYAEAAGLPAYAGLYATIIPLLAYALVGPSKILVLGPDSSLAPLIAAAVLPLAVAGDPESALALAGVLGVLVGLILLVGGFLHLGFVTELLSKPIRLGYLNAIALIVVVGQLPKLLGFSVDASGLIGEIGEIGQSVIQGNIDPVAAAMGIGSLAVIVGFRIWLPRIPGVLVAVVGAIILSAALGLTDDIGMVGALPAGLPLPSFGGVDWGDVGNLVGPAAGIALIAFADTGVLSRTFAARHGEDVNGSTEMKAVGVANIAGGLFGGFPVSASGSRTPVAEQSGARTQLACVVGALAVLVFVLVAPGVTTYLPDATLGAVVIVAATALVDVGGMVRMWRMSTVEFGLAVAAFLGVALVGVLQGILVAIGLSFVAVVAQAWQPYRTELVRTPDRPGFHDVQRHPGGLRIPGLVLVRFDAPLFFANGEIFDEYVRSVVAAAPTPVEWVVVASEPITGLDTTAVDELVDLDTYLEGKEIRLVFAEMKGPIKDRLIRFGVGDRFDSSHFYPTIESAVTAFHSRADHTGDPSGG from the coding sequence ATGTCCTGGACAGGTAGCCTCGCGCAGTTACCCGGCATCGCGACGGCCCGGGCGTACCGCCGCGAATGGCTGCGCCCCGACATCACCGCCGGACTCGTCCTCACCGCCCTGCTCATTCCCGCCGGGATGGGGTACGCCGAGGCCGCCGGGTTGCCCGCCTACGCCGGCCTCTACGCCACGATCATCCCGCTCCTCGCCTATGCCCTGGTGGGACCGTCGAAAATCCTCGTGCTCGGCCCGGACTCGTCGCTGGCACCGCTCATCGCCGCGGCGGTTCTGCCTCTCGCCGTGGCCGGCGACCCGGAGAGTGCGCTCGCCCTCGCCGGAGTCCTCGGCGTCCTCGTCGGCCTCATTCTCCTCGTCGGCGGATTCCTGCATCTCGGCTTCGTGACCGAACTGCTGTCGAAGCCCATCCGGCTCGGCTACCTCAATGCGATCGCGCTCATCGTCGTCGTCGGCCAACTGCCCAAGCTGCTCGGGTTCTCCGTCGACGCATCCGGCCTCATCGGAGAGATCGGGGAAATCGGACAGTCCGTCATACAGGGCAACATCGACCCCGTCGCCGCCGCCATGGGGATCGGTTCCCTCGCCGTCATCGTCGGGTTCCGCATCTGGTTGCCCCGCATCCCCGGCGTACTCGTGGCCGTGGTCGGCGCGATAATCCTGTCCGCCGCACTCGGACTCACCGACGACATCGGGATGGTCGGCGCCCTGCCCGCCGGCCTGCCGCTGCCGTCGTTCGGCGGTGTCGACTGGGGAGACGTGGGGAACCTCGTCGGCCCCGCGGCCGGCATCGCGCTGATCGCGTTCGCCGACACAGGGGTGCTGTCCCGCACGTTCGCCGCCCGGCACGGCGAAGACGTGAACGGCAGCACGGAGATGAAGGCGGTCGGCGTGGCCAACATCGCCGGCGGGCTGTTCGGCGGGTTCCCCGTCTCCGCCAGCGGGTCGCGGACCCCGGTGGCCGAACAGAGCGGCGCCCGCACCCAACTGGCATGCGTCGTCGGAGCACTCGCCGTGCTGGTCTTCGTCCTCGTCGCCCCCGGGGTCACCACCTATCTCCCCGACGCGACACTCGGGGCCGTGGTGATCGTCGCCGCCACCGCGCTGGTCGATGTCGGTGGAATGGTCCGGATGTGGCGCATGAGCACCGTGGAGTTCGGGCTCGCCGTTGCGGCATTCCTCGGGGTGGCCCTGGTGGGCGTGCTGCAGGGAATCCTCGTCGCGATCGGGTTGTCCTTCGTCGCGGTGGTCGCGCAGGCGTGGCAGCCGTACCGCACGGAACTCGTCCGGACGCCCGACCGCCCCGGCTTCCACGACGTCCAACGCCACCCCGGCGGCCTCCGCATCCCCGGACTGGTGCTGGTGCGCTTCGACGCTCCCCTCTTCTTCGCCAACGGCGAGATCTTCGACGAATACGTGCGCTCGGTGGTGGCGGCCGCGCCGACCCCGGTCGAGTGGGTGGTCGTGGCCTCCGAGCCGATCACCGGTCTCGACACCACCGCCGTCGACGAACTCGTCGACCTCGACACGTATCTCGAAGGGAAAGAGATCCGGTTGGTGTTCGCGGAGATGAAGGGTCCGATCAAGGATCGGCTCATCCGGTTCGGGGTGGGCGACAGGTTCGATTCGTCGCACTTCTATCCGACCATCGAGTCCGCTGTCACCGCATTCCACAGTCGAGCCGACCACACCGGAGATCCTTCCGGCGGCTGA
- a CDS encoding cation-translocating P-type ATPase — protein MVSTEPAQTQTAWHAQDADAVVSALASNRQAGLTAGEVDERRRRHGPNEIASEPAPSTWSIALLQLKDPMNLMLVAVAVVSIVIGEIPTAIVVAVLVGLNIVLGTRQEVKARASVDALAKMQTPQARVVRDGTLIQLDATVLVPGDVVQLEAGDIVPADGRLLATATLETQEAALTGESAPVAKDPQTLGNLDISLGDRSNMVFQNTSVTRGTATMVVTETGMHTQMGQIASMLSAVAPSKSPLQRELDSLTKVLGIIAWTAVAIIVIIGVIRGQDVTTLLLLGISMGVSAIPTGLPTFVQAMLAYGARQLADAKAIVKNLTDVETLGATSVINSDKTGTLTMNQMTVRSLYFHCRWYTVDGEGYAKSGKITHVAGEAVPDFTLLAYGLCLDSDATVSGTGEVVGDPTEAALVVLAAKIGVDAPLTRRTYPRVAAVPFDSAYKFMATFHHLQVDGRTQFVELVKGGPDVVLARCATAFRPGRQEVPLDEVREELTAANRTMSEKGLRVLAFAVRRLDGQEEAAVADPMSFVEDLIFVGMVGIIDPLRPEAIESVRTAHEAGIDVRMITGDHAITASAIGAELGLGPGAIGGAELQAMTDDDLSAALPNLHVFGRVTPQDKLRLADIMQKNGAVVAMTGDAVNDAAALKKADIGVAMGSGSEVTKQAGKMVLTDDNFGTLITAIRLGRNIYEKIVSYIRYQMSKLFSLVLLFLVASIFDINDGVALTPLMVLFQHFFITLFPVAVIMLDPPPPDLMNKPPRDPQMPIANRRAFVQWLAYGVLQFAVTLAAMLLAPGEMSTTEANVPMTTAFVVLSFGSILAGLVMRRDPESGLTPPILGALKILSIPIIVTVFAVEAGFLQDLLMTTSLTGGQWLACLGWSLIIPIVVEAEKAFRRRRHLRSAPPAPMTAAAAVDPQRAR, from the coding sequence ATGGTCTCGACGGAACCCGCGCAAACGCAGACGGCCTGGCATGCCCAGGACGCCGACGCCGTCGTGTCCGCACTGGCCTCCAATCGGCAGGCGGGGCTGACGGCCGGCGAAGTAGACGAACGTCGCCGACGGCACGGTCCGAACGAGATCGCCTCCGAGCCGGCGCCGTCGACGTGGTCGATCGCGTTGCTGCAGTTGAAGGACCCTATGAACCTGATGCTGGTCGCGGTGGCCGTGGTCAGCATCGTCATCGGCGAAATCCCGACGGCGATCGTGGTCGCGGTTCTCGTCGGGCTCAACATCGTGCTGGGCACACGGCAGGAAGTGAAGGCGCGCGCCAGCGTCGACGCGCTGGCGAAGATGCAGACACCGCAGGCGCGGGTGGTCCGCGACGGCACACTGATCCAGCTCGACGCCACCGTACTCGTGCCGGGCGACGTCGTGCAGCTCGAGGCGGGTGACATCGTCCCCGCGGACGGCCGCCTGCTCGCGACGGCCACCTTGGAGACCCAGGAGGCGGCGCTGACGGGTGAGAGTGCACCCGTCGCGAAGGACCCCCAGACGCTCGGCAACCTCGACATTTCTCTCGGCGACCGCAGCAACATGGTCTTCCAGAACACCTCCGTCACCCGCGGCACCGCCACCATGGTGGTCACCGAAACGGGGATGCACACCCAGATGGGCCAGATCGCGTCGATGCTGTCTGCGGTCGCACCGAGCAAGTCCCCGCTGCAGCGCGAACTGGACTCGCTCACCAAAGTGCTCGGCATCATCGCGTGGACGGCGGTGGCGATCATCGTCATCATCGGGGTGATTCGCGGACAGGACGTGACGACGCTTCTGCTGCTCGGCATTTCCATGGGGGTCTCCGCGATCCCGACCGGTCTGCCGACGTTCGTCCAGGCGATGCTGGCCTACGGCGCGCGGCAGCTGGCCGACGCCAAGGCCATCGTGAAAAACCTTACGGACGTCGAGACCCTCGGCGCCACCAGCGTGATCAACTCGGACAAGACCGGCACGCTGACGATGAACCAGATGACTGTGCGGTCGCTGTACTTCCACTGCCGGTGGTACACCGTCGATGGTGAGGGTTACGCCAAGTCGGGGAAGATCACCCACGTCGCGGGCGAGGCCGTCCCGGATTTCACGCTGCTCGCGTACGGATTGTGCCTCGACAGCGACGCCACGGTCTCCGGCACCGGAGAGGTCGTCGGCGACCCGACGGAAGCCGCGCTGGTGGTGCTCGCGGCGAAGATCGGTGTCGACGCCCCACTGACCCGGCGAACATATCCGCGCGTCGCCGCCGTGCCGTTCGACTCCGCGTACAAGTTCATGGCGACGTTCCACCATCTCCAGGTCGATGGCAGAACCCAATTCGTGGAACTGGTCAAGGGCGGCCCCGACGTGGTCCTGGCGCGGTGCGCGACCGCCTTCCGGCCGGGCAGGCAGGAGGTGCCGCTCGACGAGGTCCGGGAGGAACTGACGGCAGCGAATCGGACCATGTCCGAGAAGGGGCTTCGCGTGCTGGCCTTCGCGGTCCGCCGCCTCGACGGGCAGGAGGAGGCCGCGGTGGCCGACCCCATGTCGTTCGTCGAGGACCTCATATTCGTCGGCATGGTCGGCATCATCGACCCGCTTCGGCCGGAGGCGATCGAATCGGTGCGCACCGCCCACGAGGCCGGCATCGACGTCCGCATGATCACCGGCGACCACGCGATCACGGCATCCGCGATCGGCGCCGAACTCGGGCTCGGACCGGGCGCGATCGGTGGTGCGGAACTCCAGGCCATGACCGATGACGACCTGTCGGCCGCGCTCCCGAACCTGCACGTGTTCGGCCGCGTCACCCCCCAGGACAAACTGCGCCTTGCCGACATCATGCAGAAGAACGGTGCGGTCGTGGCGATGACCGGGGACGCCGTCAACGACGCGGCCGCGCTGAAGAAGGCCGACATCGGCGTCGCCATGGGCTCGGGCAGCGAAGTCACCAAACAGGCGGGCAAGATGGTGCTCACCGACGACAATTTCGGCACCCTGATCACCGCGATCCGCTTGGGCCGCAACATCTACGAAAAGATTGTGTCGTACATCCGCTACCAGATGTCGAAACTGTTCTCGCTGGTGCTGCTGTTTCTCGTCGCGAGCATTTTCGACATCAACGACGGGGTCGCGCTCACCCCGCTGATGGTGCTGTTCCAGCACTTCTTCATCACGCTGTTCCCGGTCGCCGTCATCATGCTCGACCCTCCGCCACCGGATCTGATGAACAAGCCGCCCCGCGACCCGCAGATGCCGATAGCCAACCGGAGGGCGTTCGTGCAGTGGCTGGCATACGGCGTCCTGCAGTTCGCCGTCACGCTCGCCGCGATGCTCCTCGCGCCGGGCGAGATGAGCACGACCGAGGCGAACGTTCCCATGACGACGGCGTTCGTGGTGCTGTCGTTCGGTTCCATCCTCGCCGGGCTCGTCATGCGGCGCGACCCGGAGTCCGGGCTCACCCCACCGATCCTCGGCGCACTGAAGATCCTGTCCATCCCGATCATCGTGACGGTGTTCGCGGTCGAGGCGGGGTTCCTCCAAGACCTCCTCATGACCACATCGCTGACCGGCGGCCAGTGGCTCGCCTGCCTCGGGTGGTCACTGATCATCCCGATCGTCGTCGAAGCGGAGAAGGCGTTCCGGCGCCGGCGCCACCTCCGCTCGGCGCCGCCCGCACCGATGACCGCCGCCGCCGCGGTCGACCCGCAACGCGCGCGCTGA
- the ppk2 gene encoding polyphosphate kinase 2, whose translation MGKKSKHEKSGLDLPRPDGAEPAAPMKNKEYRRLLRPLHGELVALQEWVKSSDARICIVFEGRDTAGKGGVIKAITERVSPRVFRVVALPAPTDREKSQMYVQRYLPHLPAGGEVVIFDRSWYNRAGVERVMGFCTEEEAQQFLQLVPTVERAIVDSGVILLKYWLEVSEEQQTLRLQSRIDDPRKVWKLSDLDLKSYTHWYDYSRARDEMFHFTDTGWAPWYVAVNDDKKRGRLNIISHLLSQIPYEPLERPDITLPERRGPHGYEAPRQPLHWIPTPY comes from the coding sequence GTGGGAAAGAAGTCGAAGCACGAGAAATCCGGCCTCGACCTGCCCCGGCCGGACGGTGCCGAGCCCGCCGCACCGATGAAGAACAAGGAGTACCGCCGCCTACTCCGTCCGCTCCACGGCGAACTCGTCGCATTGCAGGAATGGGTGAAATCGTCGGATGCGCGGATCTGCATCGTCTTCGAGGGCCGCGACACCGCCGGGAAAGGGGGCGTGATCAAGGCGATCACCGAGCGGGTCAGTCCGCGCGTGTTCCGTGTCGTCGCCTTGCCGGCCCCGACCGATCGCGAGAAGTCGCAGATGTACGTGCAGCGGTACCTGCCCCATCTCCCGGCCGGCGGAGAGGTCGTCATCTTCGACCGTAGTTGGTACAACCGGGCGGGCGTCGAACGGGTGATGGGATTCTGCACCGAGGAGGAAGCGCAGCAGTTCCTCCAACTCGTCCCGACGGTCGAACGCGCGATCGTCGACTCGGGCGTCATCCTGCTGAAGTACTGGCTGGAGGTGAGCGAGGAACAACAGACGCTGCGACTGCAGAGCAGGATCGACGACCCGCGGAAGGTCTGGAAGCTGTCGGACCTGGACCTGAAGTCGTACACCCATTGGTACGACTACTCACGGGCGCGGGACGAGATGTTCCACTTCACCGACACCGGCTGGGCGCCCTGGTACGTCGCGGTCAACGACGACAAGAAACGCGGTCGGCTCAACATCATCAGCCACCTGCTGAGCCAGATCCCCTACGAACCCCTCGAACGCCCCGACATCACCTTGCCGGAGCGGCGGGGCCCGCACGGCTACGAGGCGCCGAGGCAACCACTGCACTGGATTCCCACCCCCTACTGA
- a CDS encoding DUF7144 family membrane protein, whose product MSETTSVKQGVAAGTSIGAAIIMVTVGIIHLFQGIAAVAENEVFVAGLNYIYKFDLTTWGWIHIVLGVLVAGVGLALFTGAGWARVSAIVIAAVSILANFLWLPYYPWWSVLIIALDVVVIWAVSTWNPDRV is encoded by the coding sequence ATGTCCGAGACAACGTCGGTCAAGCAGGGCGTCGCGGCAGGCACTTCGATCGGGGCGGCCATCATCATGGTGACCGTCGGCATCATCCACCTCTTCCAAGGAATCGCCGCGGTTGCCGAGAACGAAGTATTCGTGGCGGGGCTGAACTACATCTACAAGTTCGACCTGACCACTTGGGGCTGGATCCACATCGTGCTGGGTGTGCTCGTCGCAGGCGTCGGCCTCGCGCTGTTCACCGGCGCGGGATGGGCGCGGGTGTCCGCGATCGTGATCGCGGCCGTCTCCATACTCGCCAACTTCCTGTGGCTTCCGTACTACCCGTGGTGGTCGGTGCTCATCATCGCCCTCGACGTCGTGGTGATCTGGGCCGTGTCGACCTGGAATCCGGATCGGGTCTGA
- a CDS encoding three-helix bundle dimerization domain-containing protein: MTGDDELLQIERVIERLTTRYPAASPVDVEHIVRTVHKRLAECRIRDFVPLLVEKAARRELSDRAAAEATGDLVL; the protein is encoded by the coding sequence ATGACCGGCGATGACGAACTGCTTCAGATCGAGCGGGTCATCGAACGCCTGACCACTCGGTATCCGGCCGCCTCACCCGTGGACGTCGAGCACATCGTGCGTACTGTCCACAAGCGCCTCGCGGAGTGCAGGATCCGTGATTTCGTACCCCTCCTCGTCGAGAAGGCGGCACGGCGTGAACTGTCGGACCGCGCAGCGGCCGAAGCGACTGGTGACCTTGTTCTCTAG